GTGAACCATTGTCAATCTTAATGCGGGGTGTCATTTATGTGAAAATTCTACATTGCTCTTTTTTGGCCGTTATATCTCAATCGTTGGATCCTTGACTTGACCAAGGATATAACGGCCAAAAACCCTGGTGTATAGACTACTCCGGACCATACTAGGAAATCCTATCATTTATAATTGAGTTGTGCTGATTTATACCATTGATCGGTCAAAGTTGGGATAGACCTTCATTGATATCATGAGCTGCCTATTCTTGTCAGGTTCAAGGAAAAGCTTTACGGAAGCAGTGGTGCTACATCGGGACTAATTTCAAGTTTAGCGTGTACGCCTGTGCAGGTTGACGTCACTTCTTACCTTGCACTTGAGTTCTCTCTCTTATTTACAAATACATTGGTTTCCAAGCTTAAGTGCCATAGAAAGTTTTTCGGAAATTCATTCTCTTAACAATCATCATTTTTATGCAGGGGATTGAGCTCTCGAATCCACAGGCTCATGCACACCAGCTTGGCGGTGGAGCTCAAAGCGCCTACTTCTCTGAGACGGGAACATTTTCAAGAATTGGGAGGATCTGATCCAGATCCATACAAAGGAAGTTTTCATGTATCCGGGAGAATTCCCTGGTTGCCAATACCGTGAACGCTGTAGCCAAAATGTGTAAATGATTTTACTAGATGAAGTCGTGTTTGCTCGTTGTGATATAGTAGTTACTGACCTTCGGTGGATGGTAAAAGGTGGAGGATGTTACTTCAGAGataaaaatattttgtttttcagaAGACGTACTAATTCAAGCTGTGATACGTGCTTTCGGGAATAACTCATCTGTACTTTCTTCCCCTTGCCCCGCCTATTTTTTGTGCATTACAAAGTTCTTGGATTAATTGGTAACGTTTCTCTCAGAACTCAGAAAAATGTTTATTCAATTTCAGTCTGCAATAACCAATCAAAATTAAGTTTGtggattttataaatttttgtaGTAGTATTATTAGCTCATTAGGTAACTACATCGTGAAGGTCTAAATCCTTTAGCTAGCGAGAATTTGTTAAGTTGGTAAGGATCGTTCACTTTCCTAAGAAAAACTTACATATGTCAATTCTAGGAAACAACTTACATAGCACCGTACACCATGTGCCAATGAAATAAAGACATATGGATAAAAACTTACAAGTTTTTATTTCATTAACACGAAATGTCACTGTAGCGGTGTACAAGTACCATATAAGTCTCCCAATTCCAAGCGCACCATACAATTTTCATATTGGGATCACAATGACATTCTAACTAATCATCCCGTAATACTGGAATGGAAAGCATTCAACTCATGAGCAGATTTGAATTTGAAGCTAATTTCAACTTCCGGGAAAACCTTGGCACAATACCAAAACTCAAGGTAATGTAatttatgaaaaataattttttgtttgtcagttttcttcttctacatAATCTTGACTTGTGGAAACATCGGTGTGTTTGGAGAGAAAAGGATTGTAAATCACTTCCCTCGTATATGGGCGACACGCGCTATTCTTAGGACCTATAGTATGTTGTATCAAAAGTTGGCATTCTTTTCTTCCAAGCTCAAATCCTAGTATTCTTGAATTTTAGAGGACTACACCAACCTTATTACGATTGCCAGTTAATCGTGTTCTGGGACATGTTACATTTTCAAAGAACCTGGAAAAAAAGGGATCAAAGCAAAATCTTCAGTCACACTTGCATAAGAACTTGAAATAACGCTGAAATTAAGtgatacaacaacaacagcaaTAAAGCCTTATCACACTAAGTGTGGTTGGTTGTATGAATTCCAGAATGTTATTGCGCTTGGTTTTGTGTCAAGTCTTCCGTTATCTCCAAATGCTCCGTGTCTTTTCTTAAAATCtcaagtcttcctaggtcttcctctaccccttttaCCCTGAATCTTTGCCTCATAATCATATTTTCTAGCCGAAACATCCGTAGGTCTTAGGTTTACATGCCCAAATCACCTTAATCAATTTGCtgtcatcttatcttcaattgcggCAACTCCTAGTTTACCCCGAATATCTTCATTCTTAATCTTATCCTTTGttatgtgcccacacatccaacaaaaCAATCTCTACTCGGTTACACTCATCTTCGTGCTATAAAGCATTCTTATCTCCACATACCTCACATTCCATGCCATAAAGCATTGATGACCTTGTTGTCGTCCTATAAATTTTTctcttgagctttagtggcatgcGACGGTCGCACAAAACACCTGATGCACTattccacttcttccttccagcTTATATTCTATGGTTTATTAACAGTAAGGTGTGAAATGCAGAAAAGCATAAAGGGAAAAGGAAGAATAATTGCAGAGGAATTAGAGAGAAAGTGACTAACTGAGAATTGTATTACTTGAATTGATTGTTATACAGAGAGAGAAGTTGCCTATTTATACAACTATATTTGCTTCTTTGATACGCTACTAACTAACTAACTTCCTTATATTTCTGCAATCTCCAGATACTAACTACCTTTCTGATGTGGCACCTAACTGCCTTGCTGATATGTAAGCTAACATGTATATATCAGTCAACATGGTTGAGGTCTTCATCCAATTCTCcaatcttttgcaagatagattcCAAATAACGAAAGCGTTCACTTTTTGGTATCTCCTGATCTCAAACCATCACCTTTATCTCTCCCAACTTGCACTCCATACACTCTATCTTTGACCTACTTAGGTAAAGAcgtttagattccaacacttctacccaaaggttaagcttcgcatttattCCCTTATGTGCTTCATTTATATCAGCACTACATTATCTACGAAAAACATTCACTAGGagatatcatcttgaatatgtcttatTAACTCattcattaccaatgcaaaaatgTAAGACTTAAAGCCCAAACCTATGATTCTGGGAAAGCTTTTGATTTATCCTTCATGACTTCTTACTGTAGTttttgctccatcatacataaCTTCATTGCTTGAACATATGATAcccgtactcctttcttctctagaaTCCTGTAATGAATTTCTGGAGACCCTATCATATGCTTTTTCcgaatctataaagaccattcATAAATCCATTTGCATATCTCTTGAGACCCTATTCATGCAATTTCCTATTTCACTCTTATTCTTGTAggtaggcaccaaagtgcttttTTGCCGCTCATTtagcatcttcttcgttttcaaaatcttattgaaaaggTTTGCGAGCCATGTTAATATCAACATATTTGAAATAGTGTGATAATAACAAAAACTTATGTGATTAGCAATCTGTTTAAGAGGGGTTTACCGGCGGTGCTTGAGACTGAAACATTCTACAAACCCGTCTCCGTTTCTTCTGCGTGCAAGTGGACCATATGCTTTCCATTTACAGTACTACAATCACCAGGGCAAGCCAGTGAAAGAATATTAATACATCAGATACACAGATGATATAAGAGAGAGCCTATATTCGTTTCCACCCGCTCCACCCCTGAGGAAGTTTCCACTTTCTATGCCAATATATCGACACTCTTGACCATAATGGGAACCCAAAATTGTAATCGAGCGGCCGATCAGCTGGCCCTCCTACTATCAACGGCAACCATACATATCTTGAGTCTCTCAAGTCCGCTGGGTTCCATCTATCTGCCATGAAGATAAATGAACCTGTAAATCCCGGTACAGGAAGCACAGATGTGCTCTGTGCAAAAAATGTAGTAAGTCGAGACACTTTGTTCCCTCCAGCACAGGGGTTTCCCATGAACTCCCATGGCCCCATGACCGACTCTGCTGCATGCCCCAGTGCCTCATTAGGAGCCCATCCAGTGCAGCCTGAAGTGATCATGTAATAAGTTCCTTCATGCTTGAACAGAGCGGGGGCTTCCCGATGTTGTCCCACAAGAATTCTTCTCACAGTGTTGGTCACGTCAAGGTAATCTTCAGTCAGTGGTCCAATATGAAGTTCACTATTGTCATCAGAGGAGTATATTAGATAAGCAACACCATCATCATCTTTGAAGATTGTCATGTCCCTACTATCAAATTCATGGGGTCGTTTGCTGTAGAGATAATCAAAAGGACCAGTTGGGTAATCACTAATGGCAATGCCAACGGAAGATTTAGTATAGTTAACATCATCGATGTGCATCCACATAACGTACTTCCCTGTATGGTCATTGTAAATCACCTTTGGCCTCTCAAGAACATTGGATTTGTGGAGATCATGTGTTTCATTTGCTTTTTCTGCTGCCAATACAAGACCTTCATTTTTCCATTTCCATAAGTCGTTGGAAGAATAGCAACCCACTCCTATGATGTCAACCTAAATGAAGGACAAGATATAACTTCAATGCTTGAATGAGAAAATATTCCGTCCGAAAAGAAGAACAGATGAATCAAAAAGGACTCTTAAGTGCAGCAATGGTGAAAAAGTATGCATCTAATTACGATGCTACATAACTAAGTCTAGAATAGCAACACATGGCTTAAGGGAAACCTAACAATACTTACCAAAAAAAAGCTCCATACCCCTCACTAAAATAAGTGAACGGTCTATTTCATAAACAAATTTTCAACACAACTATTTTCAGCCCCAAAATCCAAATTGAACAACTAAAACCCTTCTAGTTTTAAACAAATACCAGATGTCATTTTTAGTGGACGCAAAGTTAACTAATACCAAAAAGTTCCATGCTTTCTAACTTGACACTGATGGAGTTTTCATATCCCACTTCTGGTAAGATAGTTGTCATTGCTCTTTAACCTGAATAGCAGCTATAATTCCATAATCTAGAGTTGATATTAACTAATATGGAGGCAACACTCTAAATTGGATTCATTTCAGTTAGCAGCGTAGAAATAAGCTTGGTTTTCAAGGGTAAGTAATTCACGGATAAATCACGTATGCAAAATGATATATACTCAGCATCATCTACATAATCCGAATGCTTCTAAACAGAACTGAACAGAAAGCAAACAGTTAATGTGTGGAAAATAGCAATTTCATCCCTAACAGAAACAAGGACTGACATTTTAAAGCAAAACCATAGTGGGAGCTTAGGAGTATTCAGAGGAAGGTGAATCACTTACCCGAGCTACTCCTCTTTTGTGAGCATGGTATGTGGGCCCATCTTTATACTCCCCATACCAATAGTATGTCCTTGATTTTTCATCGAATAGAATACCACCTCCATGGGCTTGAATAGGATTTCCATCAGTATCCAACCAAATCCTCCCAGGGTAAAAGTAATAGCTATCATTTCCCGTGTCCTTCATTGGATCAATAGCAAGCTTCTGGGGAAAGAATACGTGTCTAATTTGAGAATTCTCATCAAGAAATTCATCAATCAGAGTAGTTGGTCGCCTTGGTTTTCTTTTTGCAGCACGTGGGGATCGCTTTCTCGGTGGAGGAATTTGAATATTTTCCTCTTCCACCTGTTCAAGTTCATGGAACTGTGGGTGATTACTCACTCGAAATTGAATTTCTCCTCCCAACCTATCCTTTTGCCGAACAAGAGTGTACAGTtgaaacataaaaaaacatccCACCAAGCTCCACACCACAGCAGACGTTGAACATCTACTCCCTGCATTGCAACGGAAAGTGGTTGGTTTCCTGTATTTGTTCCTCATCCtcattttctcttcctttttattCTCTCCAACACAATGCTGCAATTAACAAAATGAAACCTATGGATATCCGGCCAAATACAAGTCACAGGCTCACAACCACGCTAGCCTATAATGCACAGAAGTGGTCAATCCGCTTGAAAATTtacgaaagaaaaaaattcagcaCAATTAGGACTGTAAGAACCTCAAATGATTTAGAATTACAATTATTTTCATAGTGATATGCAGTCATTAACTTTAGAAAAATCCACTGTCAACGAGCTGAACGTCCATAACTCGATGCTACTCACCCGCCCTGTCCAGGAAATCGTAAAACTACAACTAGTCTTCATATTGATAAACTAAACAAGACAATAAAATTGGATTTACCAAATGGCAAAGTTAAGTTTACTGCAATACTATTCATTACAATACTAACAGAGCAAATTACACAATCAAGAATTGACAACTGAAACCATTGACTTAAACCCATTTCAGAAATAGATTGATTCAACCTAAACAACTCAAAACCCACTtgaaaaattcaccaaaaacgcCACCAAGCACCACAGTTTAAGAATCCAGACGTGGGTTTGCTAACAAAGCAATAAACATCTAAACTTTCACCACCCCACAAGCAGAAAAGTGACAAAAATGAAAGAGATAACTTACCTGAAAATATCTGAAGCATGAGTTGTTCTAACAATATTTGAATAAAGTGGGAAGCAAAATCCAGAGACAGCAGAGAACAAAATTATGGGTCTTCTTTGTCTGATGAAATTGGATCTGAGGTTGATGTTGATGATGCTGACCTGGGACCAAATAAGGTCTTTGTTGTTTGAGAAAGTGGCAGAGATATACCTGGAAGATTTTCAAAGCAAAATTTTTCTTCCTGGATTCTGAATTAAGTATTTACTAATATTTACTTGATGATGAGCAACCAATGATTTCTTATAGTTGATTAATTGGGCCGCCATTAAATCTTGCCTTTACTTTTTCACTGAAAACACGACAGGTGTCGTGAGACCGAGTTCACGCGTGGAACTTCATCGTATTCAAGGTAGATATGGCAATCCTTATGCGAACTGTTAATTCAATACAAACGATACGAAG
Above is a window of Malus sylvestris chromosome 15, drMalSylv7.2, whole genome shotgun sequence DNA encoding:
- the LOC126603936 gene encoding uncharacterized protein LOC126603936 isoform X2 gives rise to the protein MLQIFSGSRCSTSAVVWSLVGCFFMFQLYTLVRQKDRLGGEIQFRVSNHPQFHELEQVEEENIQIPPPRKRSPRAAKRKPRRPTTLIDEFLDENSQIRHVFFPQKLAIDPMKDTGNDSYYFYPGRIWLDTDGNPIQAHGGGILFDEKSRTYYWYGEYKDGPTYHAHKRGVARVDIIGVGCYSSNDLWKWKNEGLVLAAEKANETHDLHKSNVLERPKVIYNDHTGKYVMWMHIDDVNYTKSSVGIAISDYPTGPFDYLYSKRPHEFDSRDMTIFKDDDGVAYLIYSSDDNSELHIGPLTEDYLDVTNTVRRILVGQHREAPALFKHEGTYYMITSGCTGWAPNEALGHAAESVMGPWEFMGNPCAGGNKVSRLTTFFAQSTSVLPVPGFTGSFIFMADRWNPADLRDSRYVWLPLIVGGPADRPLDYNFGFPLWSRVSIYWHRKWKLPQGWSGWKRI
- the LOC126603936 gene encoding uncharacterized protein LOC126603936 isoform X1; protein product: MRMRNKYRKPTTFRCNAGSRCSTSAVVWSLVGCFFMFQLYTLVRQKDRLGGEIQFRVSNHPQFHELEQVEEENIQIPPPRKRSPRAAKRKPRRPTTLIDEFLDENSQIRHVFFPQKLAIDPMKDTGNDSYYFYPGRIWLDTDGNPIQAHGGGILFDEKSRTYYWYGEYKDGPTYHAHKRGVARVDIIGVGCYSSNDLWKWKNEGLVLAAEKANETHDLHKSNVLERPKVIYNDHTGKYVMWMHIDDVNYTKSSVGIAISDYPTGPFDYLYSKRPHEFDSRDMTIFKDDDGVAYLIYSSDDNSELHIGPLTEDYLDVTNTVRRILVGQHREAPALFKHEGTYYMITSGCTGWAPNEALGHAAESVMGPWEFMGNPCAGGNKVSRLTTFFAQSTSVLPVPGFTGSFIFMADRWNPADLRDSRYVWLPLIVGGPADRPLDYNFGFPLWSRVSIYWHRKWKLPQGWSGWKRI